cgctggttgttacagctgtattagtacagctgtatagggccatcgctgcagagtggccacacttacagcaaccagcgctgcaagtggtgttagatgtggccatactgcagcgctgttgggcggcttcaaggggggttcggggaacgcgagagcaaaccggggaaggagaccagcttcgccgtggtttgctctcgcgttccccgaacccccctgcaaaccgcagggaaggagacctgcttgttcggggaacgcgagagcaaaccagggaaggagaccagcttcgccgcggtttgctctcgcattccccgaaccactctgcaaaccgcagggaaggagacctgcttgctcggggttcggggaacgcgagagcaaaccagggaaggagaccagcttgattaccagaggcttcctcaggtatgctgggatacctgcttattccacggaggtcaagaaaagcgctggtaagtgtctacacttgattaccagcgctggatcaccagcgctgggtcctctacacccgagacaaaacgggagtacggccagcgctgcaaacagggagttgcagcgctggtgatgccctgcagatgtgtacacctcctaagttgcagcgctgtaaccccctcaccagcgctgcaactttgtgatgtagacaagccctcattgTCAATACAAATTCCCAGGTGGTGGttgcttctgtgctgctcccGATCACGGTGGGCAGTGTTTTGGCATGCGGCTGTACTCCAGGGTGATCCCAGCATTGCCAGATTACAAATATCTGTGCAAAAACATATCTGCTGTCAGGAACTGGAGAGTGGTTACAAACACTCCGGCCTggttgtgaatggcttgccaactacagaaccagtttctcctctcttggttttcacacctcaactgctagaacagggcctcatcctccctgattgaactgacctcgttatctctagcttgcttgctagcatatatatacctgcccctggaaatttccaccacatgcatctgaagaagtgggtattcacccacgaaagctcatgctccaaaatgtctgttagtctataaggtgccacaggattctttgctgcttttacagatccagactaacacggctacctctctgatacttgtaatTCTCGTGATTTGTAGGCATTACCAGAGCACTCACAACTGCAGCAGCTGAGCTCCCAGTTAACCTGATTATTTCCAGGACATTCATGCTGTTAGCATTATTTTTGCCCTGAAGCAAGTCTTTGAATAGATGCTCAATATTTGAATTTATTCTTTTTAATGAATGACCCTCAGCAGTTCAGAAACTGCTGATAAACATGCTGCATTCGTCGGACACTAACAAGGCATCATAATAACACTGTAAGCAAGCAGTGGTCACCTGGGAACCTCACGGTTTTCACTAAAGTTGAACGCATTCTTCACAGTGAATAATAgagaagattttcaaagatgGATGTTTAAAGTCAGGCTcctaaattgggcacccaaataaGAGGCCTGATCTCCAGAAGTTCTAGGCAACCGTAAGTTTCCCCTGCGTTCCTAATAATGAAAGTGGGTATGCTCCGGAACATAGCTCCAGCAAGGGTgttccttctcttctcttctagGTGGTGCTGGTCCAAATGGCTGCAAAGCTTTACGTTCTAATCAGCTGGCCAGATGGCAGCCGTGTGATCAACATCGAAAACATCAAAGAACCCCGAAAGCCATTTCATCTCTACATGGTGGGGGAGCAGGTGCTAGCCCGCTGCCCTGGCTTCAGTGGTCTGTACTGGGGGGTTGTGGAAGGCATAAGCGGTAAGTGATCATTATCCATCCTAGACTTAGGCCTGTTGGGAGCAGCCTCTAGAAACAAGTGAAATGAACATTGAAAACCTTTTTCTGCCAACAGGCCATAAAGATATCTTAGAGAAAAGGCTGCAGGAAAATAGACAACTCTTTGAGAAGCTAAGTAAGTATGGAGTTTTGCACAGGAGGAATAATATACATCAGGCAGTGTATTTCTGGAGGAAAGTAATTAATTATATTAACCTTATAccctggtgggttttttttttaaatggatggcTCATAAATATATCCTCATCCCATCCCTTATGAATCGTACGACAGCATCCACGTAGTAAGGACTGAGAACactgctgggagcagcagggctccagttgTGGAAAGTTGCAACATATGTCATTGTGGTATTGCCGATGACCATACGTGCCTCATCTTGCTTTCAGAAGAAGAACCAGCAGTGCAGAGTGGGCTGCCATCCCAACCTAAAAAATCAAGGAAGACTTTTCCAAAATGGATGCCAGGAAGTTTCTCTCGCAAATACAGCAATGACAGGAGCTTCTACGTCAAACCGCTGGTTGGGGATGAAGACGCAGGGCTCAAGCATGATGCTGCCGCCTCTTCTGTCTTAAAAGAGAGGTGCATCCTGACTAGCACGACTAGATCCCACTGCACAATGTCAGCACCTTACCACTCTTCCATGGCCTTCAAATCACCGTCTCCATTCTTGTCCCTGGCTGTGCCTGGAACATCCCAGAATGAAGACGCAAGGCCTGGCATGGCTACCGGAGGTAAACCAGCTGGGGTTATTGGCCGCGAATGAGTcgaatgttttattttattccactcctgtctatttttaaattttaatgttgATGTTAGTGAAAAGTGTCAGAGGGGCTCTGAATTCCTGTTTCTCTGCAGCGTAGGCTGCACTCCAGTGCACATGTGCTTCCCCTGGGTGTGAGAACAGTAATGGGGAGCGCTGAGTCCTTTCCattcctttgtgtctcttctctgaTGAGGTTGCTCATCAAGGTGACAACTCTGTGGTAGCGGCTTTTGTGTGATCCAAAGCACGCTGAGATTGCCAGCTCCTTTCTCATCCGCTCACAATTCTTTCCACACAAGCCAGTGAACCACAATCCTAAtataatgtatttgtttaattaaTTATAAAGTACCCAAAAATGTGCTAACCTGAACATCTGACCTGTTTCAGGTTTACCTATCAATTCATCCATACGCTCTTACTAAACCTCCCTGAAAGTAATAATCTTGTTTTCTGTGTATTTATCATTTGTGCTGATGACTACACTAGTGTCCATAGACTTTTTCACCTTCATGAGTCATGTTCCCCCTGCCCAGTTTCTTCACTGATGGCACAGTGCCTTTCTAAGGATATTGTGGTTGAATTACAACAGTATATTATAGGATATTGTGGTTGAATTACAACAGTATATTGTGATGAGGGTTTTTCTTTCTGCCTGTAACAAAATCCCAACAGTTCAAGCCAAAAACAGCATATTTGAGTCATGCTGTTGATACCTTGGGAATATCAAGCAGAAGTATTTAGATGAACATACTCTGGAGACCAGGTGATGACAATTTCACATCTGTCTTTTGCTTTCTGCGCCAACCCTCTTTCTAGATTACATCACCCTGACAATGAAAAGGAAGTCAGATGGCATTCTAGCTAAGTGTCAGCAGCACATCTGTACCAACAGGTAATATTCCCATAAGCAGTAAGGACAGTGAAGGTTTCAAAGCGCCTCTCATAGTCTCTACTTGTGCTTCAGTAGCTGTGGTTCCATTTTCTGATGCAGTTTGCTTCATATAGATTGGTTTGCCCTGCCTTGTTGACACAACTTTGCAGACAAAGGGGAGTtccaggggacctggggcaattGAGGAGAGCTGCATATTCTGACCACAAAGGATCCATGAAGGATAAAGTGGAAATTGGGGCAGTTCTTCCTGCCCTCCACATAGAGCCAGAACTGCCCTCAATTGCACCAgcgtaaatccagaataactcaaTTGAACTCATAGTTAGGGCCTGAAtttccactgccctgcaccctgtGTAATCATTTAAATGTGAACCAAACCATGAATGGCAGTATTCTGCATCCCCTTTGCACTTGTTTTGTAAGctagtggagaatcaagcccataatATAAAACATGTATTTAAGCAGCTGATATTTTCTATGTAAAACACCGTGAATGACATTTATCTGAAATGCTTGCCCAGTGACATAAAGTATTGCCAGATATTTACCTTGTTTACCTGGGATGCCACATGGAATTGGAGTTGGCTAGGTTTTCAAAAAATGCTGTTATACACTTTAGATCACAGAGCACTTATGAAATAAATATGAAGCATCTTCTTTCATTgcttgtttgtctgtctgtttttttttccagctgtgaTGAACCAAAGACTAAAGGTTCCCCAGAAACAGATGATTTTGAGGTAGTTCAGAAAGATTTTGGCCCTGGTGAAGTGGAAAGGTAATTAATGAAAAATGAGTTACAGGTACCTGCACATAGCTGCATTTTCCTCAATACTCACAAAATAGAAGCATTCAGATTAGTGCTGCCAGACAGCATGCAGCAATTGTTAGACCCCAAACCATCAACATGATAAGACTCAGGCTGAAGCCTCTTTCAGATCTGAAGGTTTATATGCTAGTATCATGATAACTCGGCTTCAGAATATTGCAGCATCATATATATCTCAGCTTTCCATCATTTAACCTTCAACTTGACCTCTGTCCCACCCAAGCATAGTTCTGTCTCACTGTTATTATTGTTACTTGCGTCAGAAATGTGGGATCATGAAACCGAGTCTATAAAccatttattctaaagttctgaCTCTCCTGTCATGATTCCTGCACTGCGCTTTTCTGCG
This portion of the Gopherus evgoodei ecotype Sinaloan lineage chromosome 14, rGopEvg1_v1.p, whole genome shotgun sequence genome encodes:
- the LOC115635146 gene encoding uncharacterized protein LOC115635146 is translated as MAAKLYVLISWPDGSRVINIENIKEPRKPFHLYMVGEQVLARCPGFSGLYWGVVEGISGHKDILEKRLQENRQLFEKLKEEPAVQSGLPSQPKKSRKTFPKWMPGSFSRKYSNDRSFYVKPLVGDEDAGLKHDAAASSVLKERCILTSTTRSHCTMSAPYHSSMAFKSPSPFLSLAVPGTSQNEDARPGMATGDYITLTMKRKSDGILAKCQQHICTNSCDEPKTKGSPETDDFEVVQKDFGPGEVERSEKIEQLEKIIVDLQQEVFSLKRKVQRLESLSFQEEPHRQQCEVVELFNGYTKEHLKEAIRFDQKISTACKTLLYKLFTSDYIQSHSITGRRGNTFREAKPMMDERCIKIIRVLLKQKFGDHLSDTVITEKIQNVQKALRQKCKTECL